One window from the genome of Halostella litorea encodes:
- a CDS encoding PHP domain-containing protein, producing the protein MLSAELHCHSSLSYDGRDPVELLLKQADAVGLDALAVTDHDEIDASLDAAERAEEYGLVGIPGMEVSTAAGHVLALGVEERVPEGLPYGESLDRIRDLGGIAVVPHPFQESRHGVLANISKDALAEADAIEVYNSRLLTGRANRQAERFARDRGMPMTAGSDAHISEMVGQAVTRIGAEERSVDAILDAIREGRTTVEGKRTPWHISFRQAAGGAKRRVKNGLFSLLR; encoded by the coding sequence CGCTGTCGTACGACGGCCGGGACCCGGTCGAACTCCTGCTGAAGCAGGCGGACGCGGTGGGACTCGACGCGCTCGCGGTCACCGACCACGACGAGATAGACGCGAGCCTCGACGCCGCCGAGCGCGCCGAGGAGTACGGCCTGGTCGGCATCCCCGGGATGGAGGTGTCGACCGCCGCCGGCCACGTGCTCGCGCTCGGCGTCGAGGAGCGCGTGCCCGAGGGCCTGCCGTACGGCGAGTCGCTCGACCGCATCCGCGACCTGGGCGGCATCGCCGTCGTCCCGCACCCGTTCCAGGAGTCCCGTCACGGCGTGCTGGCGAACATCTCGAAGGACGCGCTCGCCGAGGCCGACGCGATAGAGGTGTACAACTCGCGGCTCCTGACGGGCCGGGCGAACCGCCAGGCCGAGCGGTTCGCCCGCGACCGCGGGATGCCGATGACCGCCGGGAGCGACGCCCACATCAGCGAGATGGTCGGGCAGGCGGTCACGCGCATCGGCGCGGAGGAGCGAAGCGTCGACGCCATTCTGGACGCCATCCGCGAGGGCCGGACCACGGTCGAGGGCAAGCGGACGCCGTGGCACATCAGCTTCCGACAGGCCGCCGGCGGGGCGAAGCGACGCGTCAAGAACGGACTGTTCTCGCTGCTGCGATGA
- a CDS encoding asparagine synthase C-terminal domain-containing protein, protein MRGATADSVRRALDEPDPLPGTRGFAGAVDGRLVRDVLGRQPLFVDGGEWAFSPDELADPEPFPAGHVRPADGDAEPVWELPDPDPVTDERVAVAELREALAAALDDAAAEDGADATAVAFSGGVDSAVVASRLDAPLYVAGFPDSHDVEAARDAADAMGRDLHVVELSAADVERAVPAVARATGRTNAMDVSIALPLFLVAERAAADGYDRLAVGQGADELFGGYAKVARAPEDPRVAADTVRGARRELLGTLPDQLERDVLALRAAGVEPVAPMLDDRVVRAGLSLPGDALVDDRGERKRALRLAAREFVPDRVAFREKKAVQYGSLVSRELDRLARQAGFKRRTDDHVSAYVASRVE, encoded by the coding sequence CTGCGGGGCGCGACCGCTGACTCGGTCCGCCGCGCGCTCGACGAACCCGACCCGCTTCCGGGGACCCGCGGGTTCGCCGGCGCGGTCGACGGCCGCCTCGTCCGGGACGTGCTGGGCCGCCAGCCCCTGTTCGTCGACGGCGGGGAGTGGGCGTTCTCGCCGGACGAACTGGCCGACCCGGAGCCGTTTCCCGCGGGGCACGTCCGGCCGGCGGACGGCGACGCAGAGCCCGTCTGGGAATTGCCGGACCCCGATCCCGTCACCGACGAGCGCGTCGCCGTCGCCGAGTTGCGGGAGGCGCTCGCGGCGGCGCTCGACGACGCGGCCGCCGAGGACGGGGCCGACGCCACGGCCGTCGCGTTCTCCGGCGGCGTCGACTCCGCGGTCGTCGCAAGTCGGCTCGACGCGCCGCTGTACGTCGCGGGCTTCCCGGACAGCCACGACGTCGAGGCCGCCCGGGACGCCGCCGACGCGATGGGGCGGGACCTGCACGTCGTGGAGCTGTCCGCGGCCGACGTGGAGCGGGCGGTTCCGGCGGTCGCCCGCGCGACGGGGCGGACGAACGCGATGGACGTGAGCATCGCGCTCCCGCTTTTCCTCGTCGCCGAGCGGGCGGCCGCCGACGGGTACGACCGGCTCGCCGTCGGGCAGGGTGCGGACGAACTGTTCGGCGGCTACGCCAAGGTGGCCCGCGCCCCGGAGGACCCCCGGGTCGCGGCCGACACGGTCCGCGGCGCGCGCCGGGAACTGCTCGGGACGCTCCCCGACCAGCTGGAGCGGGACGTGCTCGCGCTCCGGGCGGCGGGGGTCGAGCCGGTCGCGCCGATGCTCGACGACCGCGTGGTCCGGGCGGGCCTGTCGCTGCCCGGCGACGCGCTCGTCGACGACCGCGGCGAGCGAAAGCGGGCGCTCCGGCTGGCGGCCCGGGAGTTCGTCCCCGACAGGGTCGCGTTCCGGGAGAAGAAGGCGGTGCAGTACGGTAGCCTCGTCTCCCGCGAACTCGACCGGCTCGCCCGGCAGGCGGGGTTCAAGCGCCGGACCGACGACCACGTCTCGGCGTACGTCGCCTCGCGGGTCGAGTGA
- a CDS encoding NUDIX hydrolase encodes METTRHFTATTYVVESGATVLHEHDRIGKWLPPGGHVDRGEVPHEAAVREVREETGLDVTLRAETNDIGSPTVESLPQPEHVLLADVNVHGGEVGHQHVDLVYYAEADSRDLAPADGEAAAAAWEWFTPADLRESDELDPDVAEIGRRAIAAVDERADG; translated from the coding sequence ATGGAGACCACCCGACATTTCACCGCGACGACGTACGTCGTCGAGAGCGGCGCGACCGTCCTCCACGAGCACGACCGCATCGGCAAGTGGCTCCCGCCGGGCGGCCACGTCGACCGCGGCGAGGTGCCCCACGAGGCGGCCGTCCGCGAAGTCCGCGAGGAGACGGGGCTGGACGTGACGCTCCGGGCGGAGACCAACGACATCGGCTCGCCGACCGTCGAGTCGCTCCCCCAGCCCGAACACGTGCTGCTGGCCGACGTGAACGTCCACGGCGGCGAGGTCGGCCACCAGCACGTCGACCTCGTCTACTACGCCGAGGCCGACTCCCGGGACCTCGCGCCGGCGGACGGCGAGGCGGCCGCCGCGGCGTGGGAGTGGTTCACGCCGGCGGACCTGCGCGAAAGCGACGAACTCGACCCCGACGTGGCCGAGATCGGCCGGCGCGCGATCGCCGCCGTCGACGAGCGGGCGGACGGCTGA
- a CDS encoding transcription initiation factor IIB, producing MTDTSTRTRVDGRTRDESETADEATADLACPECGGSLESDAAQGETVCADCGLVVEADEIDRGPEWRAFDAAEKEEKSRVGAPTTKMMHDDGLSTNIGWRDKDASGRTLSARKREKMQRLRTWNERFRTRDAKERNLKQALGEIDRMASALGLPENVRETASVVYRRALDEDLLPGRSIEGVATAALYAAARQAGTPRSLDEFAAVSRVGKTEIARTYRYVARELGLEVQPADPESYVPRFASDLGLGDRAERRARELLRDAKDEGVHSGKSPVGLAAAAVYAASLLTDDKVTQSSVGEVADVSEVTIRNRYNEILDASDAASA from the coding sequence ATGACAGACACGAGCACCAGAACCCGCGTGGACGGGCGGACGCGCGACGAGTCCGAAACGGCCGACGAGGCGACGGCTGACCTCGCCTGCCCGGAGTGTGGCGGCTCCCTCGAATCGGACGCCGCCCAGGGCGAGACGGTCTGTGCCGACTGCGGCCTCGTCGTCGAGGCCGACGAGATCGACCGCGGCCCCGAGTGGCGGGCGTTCGACGCCGCCGAGAAGGAAGAGAAGTCCCGCGTCGGCGCGCCGACGACGAAGATGATGCACGACGACGGCCTCTCGACGAACATCGGCTGGCGGGACAAAGACGCCAGCGGCCGGACGCTCTCGGCCCGGAAGCGCGAGAAGATGCAGCGCCTGCGCACCTGGAACGAGCGCTTTCGCACCCGCGACGCGAAGGAGCGCAACCTGAAGCAGGCGCTCGGCGAGATAGACCGGATGGCGTCGGCGCTCGGCCTGCCCGAGAACGTCCGGGAGACCGCCAGCGTCGTCTACCGACGGGCGCTCGACGAGGACCTGCTCCCCGGCCGCTCCATCGAGGGCGTCGCCACGGCGGCGCTGTACGCCGCCGCCCGGCAGGCCGGCACCCCGCGGAGCCTCGACGAGTTCGCCGCCGTCAGCCGCGTCGGGAAGACCGAGATCGCCCGGACGTACCGGTACGTCGCCCGCGAACTGGGCCTAGAGGTCCAGCCCGCCGACCCCGAGAGCTACGTGCCGCGGTTCGCCAGCGACCTGGGCCTCGGCGACCGGGCCGAGCGCCGCGCCCGCGAACTGCTGCGCGACGCGAAAGACGAGGGCGTCCACAGCGGGAAGTCGCCGGTCGGCCTCGCGGCCGCCGCCGTCTACGCCGCCTCGCTGCTCACCGACGACAAGGTGACCCAGTCCTCCGTCGGCGAGGTGGCCGACGTCAGCGAGGTCACCATCCGCAACCGCTACAACGAGATCCTGGACGCGAGCGACGCGGCATCCGCGTAG
- the gatC gene encoding Asp-tRNA(Asn)/Glu-tRNA(Gln) amidotransferase subunit GatC: MSDSPVDPDEVRHVADLARVDLADEDVDRFAEQFADILGYFETLDEVPEVDRDADLVNVMRPDEVREGLTQAEALDNAAETDDGHFEGPNVS; encoded by the coding sequence ATGAGCGACTCGCCCGTCGACCCCGACGAGGTGCGCCACGTCGCGGACCTGGCGCGGGTGGACCTGGCCGACGAGGACGTCGACCGGTTCGCCGAGCAGTTCGCCGACATCCTCGGCTACTTCGAGACGCTGGACGAGGTGCCCGAGGTGGACCGCGACGCCGACCTCGTCAACGTGATGCGCCCGGACGAGGTCCGGGAGGGACTGACCCAGGCGGAGGCGCTGGACAACGCCGCCGAGACCGACGACGGCCACTTCGAGGGGCCGAACGTCTCATGA
- the gatA gene encoding Asp-tRNA(Asn)/Glu-tRNA(Gln) amidotransferase subunit GatA, protein MSLNAFVTEERIEGADDGPLAGRTVAVKDNISTEGVRTTCGSAMLEDYVPPYDATVVERLKDAGATVVGKANMDEFGMGSTTETSAFGPVENPAAEGRVPGGSSGGSAAAVAAGEADLALGSDTGGSVRNPAAFCGVVGIKPTYGLVSRYGLVAYANSLEQIGPLAPTVEEAAELLDVIAGEDPRDATTRPEGTDSDYAAAADGDVDGMEIGVPTNLVEGADEGVVETFYDALDELEAAGASYHEVELPSVEHAVEAYYVIAMSEASSNLARFDGVRYGHRADSDGNWNEAFSKTRDEGFGEEVKRRILLGTYALSAGYHDKYYKKAQDARAWVKRDFDEALGEADVLASPTMPVPPFERGASLDDPLQMYLADANTVPVNLADLPAISVPAGETDGLPVGIQFVGSAFDEGTIIRAGSALA, encoded by the coding sequence ATGAGCCTGAACGCGTTCGTCACCGAGGAGCGGATCGAGGGGGCCGACGACGGCCCGCTCGCCGGCCGGACGGTCGCGGTCAAGGACAACATCTCGACGGAGGGCGTCCGCACCACCTGTGGCTCCGCGATGCTGGAGGATTACGTGCCGCCGTACGACGCGACCGTCGTCGAGCGCCTGAAGGATGCGGGCGCGACGGTCGTCGGCAAGGCGAACATGGACGAGTTCGGGATGGGGTCGACCACCGAGACGTCGGCGTTCGGCCCGGTCGAGAACCCCGCCGCCGAGGGGCGCGTCCCCGGCGGCTCCTCGGGCGGCAGCGCGGCGGCCGTCGCGGCCGGCGAGGCCGACCTCGCGCTCGGTTCGGACACCGGCGGCTCCGTCCGCAACCCGGCGGCGTTCTGCGGCGTCGTCGGCATCAAGCCCACCTACGGCCTCGTCTCGCGCTACGGCCTGGTCGCCTACGCGAACAGCCTGGAACAGATCGGCCCGCTCGCGCCGACCGTCGAGGAGGCCGCCGAACTGCTGGACGTCATCGCCGGCGAGGACCCGCGGGACGCGACCACGCGGCCGGAGGGGACCGACTCCGACTACGCCGCCGCGGCGGACGGCGACGTCGACGGCATGGAGATCGGCGTCCCGACGAACCTCGTGGAGGGGGCCGACGAGGGCGTCGTCGAGACGTTCTACGACGCGCTCGACGAACTCGAAGCCGCCGGCGCGTCGTACCACGAGGTCGAACTCCCCTCGGTCGAGCACGCCGTCGAGGCGTACTACGTCATCGCCATGTCCGAGGCGTCGTCGAACCTCGCCCGGTTCGACGGCGTCCGGTACGGCCACCGCGCCGACAGCGACGGCAACTGGAACGAGGCGTTCTCCAAGACCCGCGACGAGGGGTTCGGCGAGGAGGTCAAACGCCGGATCCTGCTCGGCACGTACGCACTCTCGGCGGGCTACCACGACAAGTACTACAAGAAGGCACAGGACGCCCGCGCCTGGGTCAAGCGGGACTTCGACGAGGCGCTCGGCGAGGCCGACGTGCTCGCCAGCCCGACGATGCCCGTGCCGCCGTTCGAGCGCGGCGCGAGCCTGGACGACCCGCTGCAGATGTACCTCGCCGACGCCAACACCGTCCCCGTCAACCTCGCCGACCTGCCCGCAATCTCCGTGCCCGCGGGCGAGACGGACGGCCTCCCCGTCGGGATCCAGTTCGTCGGGTCGGCGTTCGACGAAGGGACGATAATCAGGGCCGGCAGCGCGCTGGCCTGA
- a CDS encoding DUF7351 domain-containing protein has translation MSGRPDPTEAFERATNSTRLSVLRALASAHGDDPADPWLEYSELREAAGVRDNGNFNYHLDRLDDLVVDGPEGYRISRVGMEVVSAVASGDFDPGWTWGPVDVPGTCLFCDDAVRLRYEDGVLRLECGTDEHAVGLSVPPGLLESHPEAAIAERVTFLESRWGELTRRGICSECGGRVEGRIEYGGVGPDHYHYRGECDRCGFVHGIPVGLFLVGHPAVIGFHHDHGVDVRTVPFWTLDFCVPGSETVASEDPLRLRVETERAGETLSLTLDRSGEVVSTERSG, from the coding sequence ATGAGCGGCCGACCGGACCCCACCGAGGCCTTCGAGCGGGCGACCAACTCGACGCGGCTTTCCGTGTTGCGGGCGCTGGCGTCCGCACACGGCGACGACCCGGCCGACCCGTGGCTGGAGTACAGCGAACTCCGGGAGGCCGCCGGCGTCCGCGACAACGGGAACTTCAACTACCACCTCGACCGCCTCGACGACCTCGTCGTCGACGGGCCGGAGGGCTACCGGATCTCCCGCGTCGGCATGGAGGTGGTGTCGGCCGTCGCCTCCGGCGACTTCGATCCCGGGTGGACGTGGGGGCCGGTCGACGTTCCGGGCACCTGCCTCTTCTGCGACGACGCGGTCCGGTTGCGGTACGAGGACGGCGTTCTCCGACTCGAATGTGGCACGGACGAGCACGCCGTCGGCCTCTCGGTGCCGCCCGGCCTGCTCGAATCCCACCCCGAGGCGGCGATCGCCGAACGGGTGACGTTCCTCGAAAGCAGGTGGGGTGAACTGACCCGACGCGGCATCTGCTCGGAGTGCGGGGGTCGCGTCGAGGGGCGCATCGAGTACGGCGGCGTCGGCCCGGACCACTACCACTACCGCGGCGAGTGCGACCGATGTGGGTTCGTCCACGGGATCCCGGTCGGCCTGTTCCTCGTCGGCCACCCCGCCGTGATCGGGTTCCACCACGACCACGGGGTCGACGTCCGGACCGTCCCGTTCTGGACGCTGGACTTCTGCGTGCCGGGGTCGGAGACGGTCGCCTCGGAGGACCCGCTCCGGCTGCGGGTCGAGACCGAACGGGCCGGCGAGACGCTGTCGCTCACGCTCGACCGGAGCGGTGAGGTCGTCTCGACTGAACGTTCGGGATAA
- a CDS encoding DUF5788 family protein, whose translation MNERRREELLSRVNRTSGTVGGSMPESIRVDGRSVPVREFYFELSDRADLSPEERGRVEDVLSYLRRERLALVGRIRDGDVDCETGESLVAEVRDLDRAINAFESLEDPDYGEQVRRERIESARELIEMMREFGKL comes from the coding sequence ATGAACGAGCGGCGTCGGGAGGAACTGCTGAGCCGGGTCAACCGGACGAGCGGCACCGTCGGCGGGTCGATGCCCGAGTCGATCCGGGTCGACGGCAGGTCCGTCCCGGTCCGCGAGTTCTACTTCGAACTGTCGGACCGGGCGGACCTGTCGCCCGAGGAGCGCGGTCGGGTCGAGGACGTGCTCTCGTACCTGCGCCGGGAGCGACTGGCGCTCGTCGGGCGGATCCGGGACGGCGACGTCGACTGCGAGACGGGCGAGTCGCTGGTGGCGGAGGTCCGGGACCTCGACCGGGCGATAAACGCCTTCGAGTCGCTGGAGGACCCGGACTACGGCGAGCAGGTCCGGCGGGAGCGGATCGAGTCGGCGCGGGAACTGATCGAGATGATGCGGGAGTTCGGCAAATTATAG
- a CDS encoding pyridoxal phosphate-dependent aminotransferase, whose translation MKPSERVQRVPPSGIRKFFELAEEKEDVISLGVGEPDFSAPWAARDAAIDSLERGKTSYTANRGKADLREAIADHVAERYDLQYDPDDEVLVTTGVSEGVDVAMRALVDPGDAVAVPQPSYISYAPSVIFADGDPLPVPTREADEFKLTYERLAESGAADAEALIFCYPNNPTGAVMTESELEPVAEFVREHDLTVFADEIYAELTYGHDHTSIATLPGMRERTVVFNGFSKAYAMTGLRLGYALAPPEATAAMNRIHQYSMLSAPTTAQHAAVEALRTCDDAVAEMVATYDRRRKLVLSRFDEMGIDCFEAKGAFYVFPEAPGGDAEAFAEDLLEAQGVAVVPGDAFGEGGEGHLRVSYATGTKDLKEAMDRIEAFL comes from the coding sequence ATGAAGCCGTCGGAGCGCGTCCAGCGGGTCCCGCCGTCGGGCATCCGGAAGTTCTTCGAACTCGCCGAGGAGAAGGAGGACGTGATCTCGCTGGGGGTCGGCGAGCCGGACTTCTCCGCGCCGTGGGCCGCCCGCGACGCGGCGATCGACTCGCTGGAGCGCGGCAAGACCTCCTACACCGCGAACCGGGGCAAGGCCGACCTGCGCGAGGCGATCGCCGACCACGTCGCCGAGCGCTACGACCTGCAGTACGACCCGGACGACGAGGTCCTCGTCACGACGGGCGTCAGCGAGGGCGTCGACGTGGCGATGCGGGCGCTGGTCGACCCCGGCGACGCCGTCGCGGTGCCCCAGCCGTCGTACATCTCCTACGCGCCCAGCGTCATCTTCGCCGACGGCGACCCGCTCCCGGTGCCGACCCGCGAGGCCGACGAGTTCAAGCTCACGTACGAGCGCCTCGCCGAGAGCGGCGCGGCCGACGCCGAGGCGCTGATCTTCTGTTACCCGAACAACCCGACCGGCGCGGTGATGACCGAGTCCGAACTCGAACCGGTCGCGGAGTTCGTCCGCGAGCACGACCTGACGGTGTTCGCCGACGAGATATACGCCGAACTCACGTACGGCCACGACCACACCTCGATCGCCACGCTCCCGGGGATGCGCGAGCGCACCGTCGTGTTCAACGGCTTCTCGAAGGCGTACGCGATGACCGGCCTCCGGCTGGGCTACGCGCTCGCGCCGCCGGAGGCGACCGCCGCGATGAACCGCATCCACCAGTACTCGATGCTGTCGGCCCCGACGACCGCCCAGCACGCCGCCGTCGAGGCGCTGCGGACCTGCGACGACGCCGTCGCGGAGATGGTCGCCACCTACGACCGCCGCCGGAAGCTCGTCCTCTCGCGGTTCGACGAGATGGGGATCGACTGCTTCGAGGCGAAGGGCGCGTTCTACGTGTTCCCGGAGGCCCCCGGCGGCGACGCCGAGGCGTTCGCCGAGGACCTGCTCGAAGCCCAGGGCGTCGCGGTCGTCCCCGGCGACGCCTTCGGCGAGGGCGGCGAAGGTCACCTGCGTGTCTCCTACGCGACCGGGACGAAGGACCTGAAGGAGGCGATGGACCGGATCGAGGCGTTCCTGTAG
- a CDS encoding Lrp/AsnC family transcriptional regulator has product MTAKRELLDLLLENARYSTEDLARMTDLSEEEVVSTIETLESEGIIRGYQAVVDWHRVKEEHIRAEVELNVTLDRETGYDDIAERLGRFPEVTTLQLVSGDYDFHLEVEGDSLQEVSNFISEKVAPTPEITQTVTHYVMETYKDRGIEFEDGHGDDRLSISP; this is encoded by the coding sequence ATGACCGCCAAGCGCGAACTGCTCGACCTCCTGCTGGAGAACGCGCGCTACTCCACCGAGGATCTGGCGCGGATGACCGACCTCTCCGAGGAGGAGGTTGTCTCGACCATCGAGACACTCGAATCCGAGGGGATCATCCGCGGGTATCAGGCCGTCGTCGACTGGCACCGCGTCAAGGAGGAACACATCCGCGCCGAGGTCGAGTTGAACGTCACGCTCGACCGCGAGACGGGGTACGACGACATCGCCGAGCGCCTCGGTCGCTTCCCCGAGGTGACCACGCTCCAGCTCGTCAGCGGCGACTACGACTTCCACCTGGAGGTGGAGGGCGACTCGCTCCAGGAGGTGTCGAACTTCATCAGCGAGAAGGTGGCCCCGACGCCGGAGATCACCCAGACGGTCACCCACTACGTGATGGAGACGTACAAGGACCGCGGCATCGAGTTCGAGGACGGCCACGGCGACGACCGGCTGTCGATCTCCCCATGA
- a CDS encoding EamA family transporter — MNHIGWAIVALLAYTMVAPLMKIATESIPSDVATFVSNLILVAVALVFVLRADQSVTRYLIHPKAPYMYGAGLCLAIGILSYYRALSMGAVSVVTPVFGLFLVTSSLLGIVFLDESFTGRKLLGIGFAVLAVYFTTVE, encoded by the coding sequence ATGAACCACATCGGCTGGGCGATAGTCGCCCTCCTCGCCTACACGATGGTCGCACCGCTGATGAAGATAGCCACGGAGTCGATACCGAGCGACGTGGCGACGTTCGTCTCGAACCTGATCCTCGTCGCCGTCGCGCTCGTGTTCGTCCTCCGCGCGGACCAGTCCGTCACCCGCTACCTGATACACCCGAAAGCGCCGTACATGTACGGCGCGGGCCTCTGTCTGGCGATCGGGATCCTCTCGTACTACCGGGCGCTGTCGATGGGGGCCGTCAGCGTCGTGACGCCCGTGTTCGGGCTCTTCCTCGTGACGAGTTCGCTGCTCGGCATCGTCTTCCTCGACGAGTCGTTCACCGGGCGCAAACTGCTCGGCATCGGCTTCGCGGTGCTGGCGGTGTACTTCACGACCGTCGAGTAA
- a CDS encoding thioredoxin family protein, giving the protein MVMMESDSELERGDEAPDFDLPGVDGERHSLDDFAGYDALLVVFTCNHCPYAQAKFDLLNDLADEYDDAAVVGINPNDAEEYPDDSFERMREFVDDGRVAYDAYLRDEAQTVAATYGAVCTPDPFLFRNDGGTFRLAYHGRLDDAPNPDDEPSRFQVREAIDAVLAGEAVDIEEQPSRGCSIKWKED; this is encoded by the coding sequence ATGGTGATGATGGAGTCCGACTCCGAACTGGAGCGCGGCGACGAGGCGCCCGACTTCGACCTCCCCGGCGTCGACGGTGAGCGACACTCGCTCGACGACTTCGCGGGCTACGACGCGCTGCTGGTCGTGTTCACCTGCAACCACTGCCCGTACGCGCAGGCGAAGTTCGACCTGCTCAACGACCTCGCCGACGAGTACGACGACGCCGCCGTCGTCGGGATCAACCCCAACGACGCCGAGGAGTACCCCGACGACTCCTTCGAGAGGATGCGCGAGTTCGTCGACGACGGCCGTGTCGCCTACGACGCCTACCTCCGCGACGAGGCACAGACGGTCGCGGCGACGTACGGCGCGGTCTGCACGCCGGACCCGTTCCTGTTCCGGAACGACGGCGGCACCTTCCGGCTGGCCTACCACGGCCGCCTCGACGACGCGCCGAACCCGGACGACGAGCCGTCCCGGTTCCAGGTCCGCGAGGCGATAGACGCCGTGCTGGCGGGCGAGGCGGTCGATATCGAGGAGCAGCCCTCGCGGGGCTGTTCGATCAAGTGGAAAGAGGACTGA
- a CDS encoding NADH:flavin oxidoreductase/NADH oxidase, with protein MTDDLFTPLTLRGTEIRNRVMVSPMCQYSCDRDGLATDWHRVHLGSRAVGGAGVVMAEATAVESRGRITPQDLGIWSDEHADALAPVAEFVREHGAVPAIQLAHAGRKASKTPPRDGSRPLGPDEGGWETVAPSAEPYPYDDEPPATRRLDRGDVEDVIDSFEAAAERALAAGFEVAEVHAAHGYLLHEFLSPVTNRRDDEYGGSFEDRARIVREVTRRVRAVWPDGKPVFVRVSATDWLPDRESWTVDDTARLAGLLAEDGADLIDVSAGGIHPDQQVPHGGPNYQVPYAERVAEGTDAAVGAVGGITTAQQADAVVRNDRADLAVVGREHLRDPYFALHAAEALDALDRADVPVQYRRGF; from the coding sequence ATGACCGACGACCTGTTTACGCCGCTGACGCTGCGCGGGACGGAGATACGGAACCGCGTGATGGTCTCGCCGATGTGCCAGTACTCCTGTGATCGGGACGGGCTGGCGACCGACTGGCACCGCGTCCACCTCGGGAGCCGCGCCGTCGGCGGCGCGGGCGTGGTGATGGCCGAGGCGACGGCGGTCGAGTCCCGCGGCCGAATCACGCCACAGGACCTGGGCATCTGGAGCGACGAGCACGCCGACGCGCTCGCGCCCGTCGCGGAGTTCGTCCGCGAGCACGGCGCGGTCCCGGCGATCCAGCTCGCCCACGCCGGCCGGAAGGCCAGCAAGACCCCGCCGCGGGACGGGAGCCGCCCGCTGGGCCCCGACGAGGGCGGCTGGGAGACGGTCGCACCGAGCGCCGAGCCGTACCCCTACGACGACGAACCGCCGGCGACCCGGCGGCTGGACCGGGGGGACGTCGAGGACGTGATCGACTCGTTCGAGGCCGCCGCCGAGCGCGCCCTCGCGGCCGGCTTCGAGGTCGCGGAGGTCCACGCCGCCCACGGCTACCTCCTCCACGAGTTCCTCTCGCCGGTGACGAACCGCCGCGACGACGAGTACGGCGGGAGCTTCGAGGACCGGGCGCGGATCGTCCGCGAGGTGACCCGGCGCGTCCGGGCCGTCTGGCCCGACGGGAAGCCGGTGTTCGTCCGCGTCTCCGCGACCGACTGGCTCCCCGACCGCGAGTCCTGGACCGTCGACGACACCGCGCGGCTGGCCGGCCTGCTGGCCGAGGACGGCGCGGACCTGATCGACGTGAGCGCCGGCGGGATCCACCCCGACCAGCAGGTGCCCCACGGCGGGCCGAACTATCAGGTGCCCTACGCCGAGCGCGTCGCCGAGGGAACCGACGCCGCGGTCGGCGCTGTCGGCGGGATCACGACCGCCCAGCAGGCCGACGCCGTCGTCCGCAACGACCGCGCGGACCTCGCGGTCGTGGGCCGCGAGCACTTGCGGGACCCATACTTCGCGCTCCACGCGGCCGAAGCGCTCGACGCGCTGGACCGCGCGGACGTGCCGGTGCAGTACCGCCGCGGGTTCTGA